In one Mucilaginibacter ginsenosidivorax genomic region, the following are encoded:
- a CDS encoding MGH1-like glycoside hydrolase domain-containing protein: MNAEQARLKDATWKKWGPYVSDRQWGTVREDYSANGDAWNYITHDMARSKAYRWGEEGIAGICDRQQNLCFAISLWNKKDPIIKERYFGLSNPEGNHGEDVKELYYYLDSTPTHSYMKTLYKYPQNEFPYAWLVNENKRRTRNDPEFELIDTGIFDNDEYFDVFTEYAKNDQNDILIKITIHNRGDKDAALNVMPTLWFRNTWGWGYDDYKPQISAHGNGVTGIFHEDLGQLWLHSEDNPAVLFCDNETNMQRLYNFDSGHNYHKDGINDYVVHGADTINPKKTGTKAAINYDINVAARQSVTIRLRLSPDANCGFEDFDNIFNVRITEADQFYADIYSNKDDADKCLIQRQAFAGMLWNKQFYYSDIRQWLNGDPSQPEPPASRENARNSKWKHLNTKDVISMPDKWEYPWFAAWDLAFHCLPLATIDMAFAKNQLILLTRDWYMHPNGQLPAYEWDFSDVNPPVHAMAVWNIYKTDKAANNGKGDTYFLERIFHKLMLNFTWWVNRKDEAGNNIFEGGFLGMDNIGVFDRNTRLPSGQHLEQADGTSWMAMYSLNLLRIATELAETDKAYQDIASKFFEHFIYIVGAMSNLGENNEGLWDDEDGFFYDQIRFPDDGSVKMRVRSIVGLIPLFATEVLDEADIADSPIFKERMKWFAEKRPDLASLVSRWNETSNNGKHLISLLRGYRMKSLLKYMLDEKEFLSDYGIRSLSKYHLDNPYKVSVNGVDFGIRYTPGESDSGLFGGNSNWRGPIWMPINYLIIDSLHRFHHFYGDDFKVECPTGSGNFMNLGEVAGELYNRVSKLFTRDDKGNRPLFGANHKMQTDPNFKDYILFYEYFDGDTGRGAGASHQTGWTGLIANCLHK; the protein is encoded by the coding sequence ATGAATGCAGAACAAGCAAGATTAAAAGATGCAACCTGGAAAAAGTGGGGCCCCTATGTGAGTGACCGCCAATGGGGTACTGTTAGGGAAGATTACAGCGCGAATGGCGATGCCTGGAACTATATAACCCATGATATGGCCCGCAGCAAAGCCTATCGCTGGGGCGAGGAAGGCATAGCCGGCATTTGCGACCGCCAGCAAAATCTTTGTTTTGCGATATCCCTCTGGAATAAAAAAGACCCCATCATCAAGGAGCGTTACTTCGGCCTCAGTAACCCCGAGGGAAACCACGGCGAGGATGTTAAGGAATTATACTATTACCTGGATAGCACGCCAACGCACTCGTACATGAAAACGTTGTACAAGTACCCGCAAAATGAATTTCCGTACGCCTGGCTGGTTAACGAAAACAAGCGCCGTACCCGCAATGATCCCGAGTTTGAGCTGATAGATACCGGTATTTTTGATAACGACGAATATTTTGATGTTTTTACAGAATATGCCAAGAATGACCAAAATGATATCCTTATAAAAATTACCATCCATAATCGGGGCGATAAGGATGCCGCATTGAATGTGATGCCTACACTGTGGTTTCGTAATACCTGGGGCTGGGGATATGATGATTACAAGCCGCAAATCTCGGCCCATGGTAACGGCGTAACCGGCATATTTCATGAAGATCTCGGGCAGCTTTGGCTGCATTCGGAGGATAATCCTGCGGTATTGTTTTGCGATAATGAAACCAACATGCAGCGGCTATATAATTTTGATAGCGGCCACAACTACCATAAAGACGGTATTAATGATTATGTAGTTCACGGGGCCGATACTATCAACCCAAAGAAAACCGGTACAAAGGCAGCAATTAATTATGATATAAACGTTGCCGCCAGGCAAAGCGTTACCATCAGGCTCAGGCTTTCGCCGGATGCCAATTGCGGTTTTGAGGACTTTGACAATATATTTAATGTACGTATAACCGAGGCCGACCAGTTTTACGCAGATATTTACAGTAATAAAGACGATGCCGACAAGTGCCTTATTCAACGCCAGGCTTTTGCCGGGATGCTGTGGAATAAGCAATTTTATTATTCCGATATTCGTCAATGGCTCAACGGCGATCCTTCGCAGCCCGAGCCACCCGCCAGCCGTGAAAATGCACGCAACAGCAAATGGAAACATTTAAATACCAAGGATGTAATATCGATGCCCGATAAATGGGAATATCCCTGGTTTGCCGCCTGGGACCTGGCTTTCCATTGCCTTCCATTAGCGACAATTGATATGGCATTCGCAAAAAATCAACTCATACTACTTACCCGCGATTGGTATATGCATCCCAACGGGCAACTGCCGGCCTATGAATGGGATTTTAGCGATGTAAACCCGCCGGTGCATGCCATGGCCGTCTGGAATATTTATAAAACGGATAAGGCTGCAAATAACGGAAAGGGCGATACCTACTTTTTGGAAAGGATTTTCCATAAACTCATGCTCAATTTTACCTGGTGGGTAAACCGTAAGGACGAGGCCGGTAACAATATCTTTGAAGGCGGCTTTCTTGGCATGGATAATATCGGTGTTTTCGACAGAAATACCCGCCTGCCATCCGGACAACACCTGGAACAAGCCGATGGTACCAGTTGGATGGCCATGTACTCGCTTAACCTGTTACGCATAGCAACCGAGCTTGCCGAAACGGATAAGGCATACCAGGATATAGCTTCGAAATTTTTTGAGCACTTTATTTATATCGTGGGGGCCATGTCAAACCTTGGCGAGAATAACGAAGGACTTTGGGACGACGAAGATGGCTTTTTTTACGACCAGATCCGTTTCCCGGATGATGGCTCGGTAAAAATGCGGGTAAGAAGCATCGTAGGCTTGATTCCGCTATTCGCAACGGAGGTATTAGATGAGGCCGATATAGCCGATAGCCCGATATTTAAAGAGCGGATGAAATGGTTTGCCGAAAAACGCCCGGATTTGGCATCCTTAGTCTCGCGCTGGAACGAGACAAGTAACAATGGCAAACATCTTATCAGTTTGCTGCGTGGGTACAGGATGAAATCGTTGCTGAAATACATGCTGGACGAAAAGGAGTTTTTAAGTGATTACGGTATCCGCTCCTTATCTAAATATCACCTGGACAATCCATATAAGGTATCAGTTAACGGAGTTGATTTTGGTATTCGGTACACCCCCGGCGAAAGTGATAGCGGACTTTTTGGCGGCAACAGCAACTGGCGGGGGCCTATCTGGATGCCAATAAACTACCTGATCATCGATAGCTTGCATCGTTTTCACCATTTTTATGGCGACGATTTTAAAGTAGAATGCCCCACCGGCTCCGGCAACTTTATGAACCTTGGCGAAGTGGCGGGCGAACTTTACAACCGCGTATCTAAATTGTTTACGCGCGATGATAAAGGTAACCGTCCGTTATTCGGCGCAAATCACAAAATGCAAACCGATCCGAATTTTAAGGACTATATACTTTTTTACGAATATTTTGACGGCGATACAGGCAGGGGCGCAGGAGCATCTCACCAAACCGGGTGGACCGGGCTGATTGCTAATTGTTTGCACAAGTAG
- a CDS encoding D-TA family PLP-dependent enzyme, whose translation MDQHWFIINNVDKLDTPALVVYPDRVQSNINMLKTMIDDVARLRPHIKTYKNKQVTQLLLEAGINKFKCATIAEAELLGMCKAPDVLLAYQPVGPKLDRFIKLTHAYPQTRFSCLVDNDLAAKEISDAAVVSKITIDVYLDLNVGMNRTGIAPGFDALQLYMDCAVLPGITPVGLHAYDGHIHDVDVTKRKQRCDAGFAPVLKLQQDLKAKDYPEPVIIAGGSPTFTIHSKRPVVECSPGTFVYWDRGYELGIPEQPFLPAVLVVTRVVSLPDATKLCLDVGHKSISAENELNKRIYFLNAPQLVPLGQSEEHLVVDAGKGHSYEIGDVLYGIPHHVCPTVALYERVYTIENNKLTGEWLNLARDRKITI comes from the coding sequence ATGGATCAACACTGGTTTATAATTAATAATGTAGATAAGCTGGATACCCCGGCTTTGGTTGTTTATCCCGATAGGGTACAGTCCAACATCAATATGCTTAAAACCATGATTGATGATGTGGCACGATTACGCCCTCATATTAAAACTTACAAAAACAAACAGGTTACGCAGCTATTGCTTGAAGCCGGGATTAATAAATTCAAGTGCGCCACCATTGCCGAAGCAGAGCTGCTGGGCATGTGTAAAGCGCCCGATGTTTTGCTGGCTTACCAGCCTGTTGGCCCCAAGCTGGATAGGTTTATCAAATTAACCCACGCTTATCCGCAAACCCGCTTCTCGTGTTTAGTTGATAACGATTTAGCAGCCAAAGAAATTTCGGATGCCGCTGTAGTTAGTAAAATTACCATTGATGTTTACCTTGATCTGAATGTTGGCATGAACCGTACAGGCATTGCACCCGGTTTTGATGCGCTACAGTTATATATGGATTGCGCCGTATTGCCAGGGATTACGCCGGTTGGCTTGCATGCTTACGACGGCCACATTCACGATGTTGACGTGACAAAGCGAAAACAGCGCTGCGATGCCGGTTTTGCACCTGTATTAAAGCTGCAACAGGATTTGAAAGCGAAAGATTATCCCGAACCGGTTATTATTGCCGGCGGCTCGCCAACGTTTACCATTCATTCAAAAAGACCTGTTGTAGAATGCAGCCCGGGTACTTTTGTTTATTGGGACAGGGGTTATGAATTGGGGATACCGGAGCAGCCCTTTTTGCCGGCAGTATTGGTAGTTACACGGGTTGTATCGTTGCCCGATGCTACTAAACTTTGCCTGGATGTTGGGCACAAATCTATTTCGGCTGAAAATGAACTGAACAAACGGATTTACTTTTTAAATGCACCCCAACTGGTACCCCTTGGCCAAAGCGAGGAACATTTGGTTGTTGATGCGGGTAAAGGGCATAGCTATGAGATAGGCGACGTGCTTTATGGCATCCCGCATCATGTATGCCCAACGGTGGCTTTGTATGAACGCGTTTATACCATCGAAAATAATAAACTTACCGGCGAATGGCTTAACCTGGCCCGCGACCGTAAAATCACTATCTGA
- a CDS encoding dipeptidase, whose amino-acid sequence MFVIDAHLDLSMNALEWNRDLTRPLAELNQREVGLTDKPDRAKAVVTLPELRKGNIGLVVATQIGRYVAPGNPLPGWHSPEQAWAQTQGQVAWYKAMEDAGQMVQVNNLESLEKHLTYWNDGQSTETKAVGYILSLEGADSIVTVQHLERAHKYGLRAVGPAHYGPGRYAQGTDATGYMGPKGHELLKEMERLNIILDATHLCDDSFWEALDHFNGHVWASHNNCRALVNHNRQYSDEMIKALVDRGAVIGAALDAWMMVPGWVRGVSTPKGMNCNMEVMVDHIDHICQVAGNALHVGMGTDLDGAFGREQCPYDLETIADLQKVPDLLKKRGYTDVDIENMMHGNWLRFLRKAWG is encoded by the coding sequence ATGTTTGTAATTGATGCCCATTTAGATCTGAGCATGAACGCCCTGGAGTGGAACCGCGACTTAACCCGCCCCCTGGCCGAATTAAACCAGCGTGAAGTTGGGCTTACCGACAAACCTGACCGCGCCAAAGCCGTTGTTACTTTGCCCGAATTGCGTAAGGGTAATATTGGTTTGGTGGTAGCCACACAAATTGGCCGTTACGTGGCTCCCGGTAACCCGTTGCCGGGCTGGCACTCGCCCGAACAGGCCTGGGCGCAAACACAGGGACAGGTAGCCTGGTACAAAGCCATGGAAGATGCCGGCCAGATGGTGCAGGTAAATAATCTGGAGTCATTAGAGAAACATCTTACTTATTGGAACGATGGTCAATCCACAGAAACTAAGGCTGTAGGATACATCCTGAGTTTGGAAGGCGCAGACTCAATTGTTACGGTACAACATCTGGAACGCGCCCATAAATACGGCCTGAGGGCTGTAGGCCCGGCCCACTACGGCCCCGGCAGGTATGCCCAGGGTACCGATGCAACCGGCTATATGGGGCCAAAAGGGCATGAGTTGCTTAAAGAAATGGAACGCCTGAATATTATCCTGGATGCAACGCACCTGTGCGATGATAGTTTTTGGGAGGCCCTTGATCATTTCAACGGCCACGTTTGGGCCAGCCACAACAACTGCCGCGCACTGGTAAACCACAACCGACAGTACAGCGACGAGATGATTAAGGCGTTGGTTGATCGCGGGGCGGTAATTGGTGCTGCATTGGATGCCTGGATGATGGTGCCGGGATGGGTGAGGGGCGTATCAACCCCCAAAGGGATGAACTGCAATATGGAGGTGATGGTAGACCACATCGATCATATTTGCCAGGTAGCCGGTAACGCGCTGCATGTAGGTATGGGTACCGATCTTGACGGCGCTTTTGGCCGGGAGCAATGCCCATATGACCTGGAGACCATTGCCGATTTGCAAAAAGTGCCCGATTTATTAAAAAAACGAGGTTATACCGATGTTGACATTGAAAACATGATGCACGGTAACTGGCTAAGATTTTTGAGGAAGGCCTGGGGGTAA
- a CDS encoding RidA family protein produces the protein MSTPEENFAALGLNLPPAPKPLGVYKPCLVDGKYLYLSGHGTVQDDGTLIIGRIGDTINMEDGKLAARQVGLAMLATIKANIGSFDNVKRVIKVLGMVNCTPDFEKHPFIINGASELFAKIWGEENGIGVRSAVGMGSLPDNIPVEIEALFELV, from the coding sequence ATGAGCACTCCCGAAGAAAATTTTGCAGCATTGGGCTTAAACCTGCCGCCTGCACCAAAGCCGCTTGGCGTTTATAAACCATGTTTAGTTGATGGAAAATACCTTTACTTATCTGGCCACGGAACGGTACAGGATGATGGAACCCTGATTATAGGCCGTATTGGCGATACCATAAATATGGAAGATGGCAAACTTGCTGCCCGCCAGGTTGGTTTGGCTATGCTTGCCACTATTAAAGCAAACATAGGCAGCTTTGATAACGTAAAAAGAGTTATCAAAGTACTGGGTATGGTTAACTGCACCCCCGATTTTGAAAAGCATCCCTTCATCATAAACGGCGCCAGCGAACTTTTTGCCAAAATCTGGGGCGAGGAAAATGGAATTGGTGTACGCAGCGCGGTAGGCATGGGATCGTTGCCCGATAACATCCCTGTTGAAATTGAGGCTTTGTTTGAATTGGTTTAA